A window of Dorea formicigenerans contains these coding sequences:
- the arsS gene encoding arsenosugar biosynthesis radical SAM (seleno)protein ArsS (Some members of this family are selenoproteins.), translated as MDEIINDFHDLDQIPVFQTKIDPEMMNTADRLDVLQMNIGRVCNLACKHCHVCAGPNRTEVMSREVMADCIQFAREQQVQTIDITGGAPEMNPDFEWLVTEACKVCSHVIVRTNLTVLLNPEYEHLIEFYARQKVEIVCSLPYYRADQMDRVRGTGTFDGAIQVLQKLNTLGYGKNPELVLNMVYNPAGAFFPPDQTAMELEYKEHLEADFGIVFNALYTLYNNPMGRFGAFLRRSGNLSGYMKKLYDAFNPATVEALMCRFQISVDYDGKLYDCDFNLAAGLPIFSKETIADWIGKPYTARKIRMDKHCYACTAGAGSS; from the coding sequence ATGGATGAGATAATTAATGATTTTCATGATCTGGATCAGATTCCTGTGTTTCAGACAAAGATTGATCCAGAGATGATGAATACAGCAGACAGGTTGGATGTGCTTCAGATGAATATTGGCCGTGTCTGTAATCTGGCGTGCAAGCATTGTCATGTGTGTGCAGGACCGAACCGGACGGAAGTGATGTCCCGGGAAGTGATGGCGGATTGTATTCAATTTGCAAGAGAACAACAAGTGCAGACCATTGATATTACAGGGGGAGCGCCGGAGATGAATCCGGATTTTGAATGGCTTGTTACAGAGGCATGTAAAGTCTGTAGTCATGTGATCGTGCGAACCAATCTGACAGTTCTGTTGAATCCGGAATATGAACATTTGATTGAATTTTATGCCAGACAGAAAGTAGAAATTGTATGTTCCCTGCCTTATTATAGGGCAGATCAGATGGATCGAGTACGGGGAACCGGTACATTTGACGGGGCAATACAGGTATTACAGAAATTAAATACACTTGGTTATGGAAAGAATCCTGAGTTAGTGCTGAACATGGTGTACAATCCGGCGGGAGCCTTTTTCCCACCAGATCAGACCGCCATGGAACTAGAGTATAAAGAGCATTTGGAAGCAGATTTTGGAATTGTGTTCAATGCCCTGTATACACTATACAACAATCCAATGGGACGATTTGGAGCATTTCTCCGAAGATCAGGGAATCTTTCAGGGTATATGAAGAAGTTGTATGATGCTTTCAACCCGGCAACGGTGGAAGCTTTGATGTGTCGTTTTCAGATTTCGGTAGATTATGACGGAAAGCTGTATGACTGTGATTTTAACCTGGCAGCAGGGCTTCCAATCTTTTCGAAGGAAACCATAGCTGATTGGATAGGAAAACCTTACACAGCCCGGAAAATCCGGATGGATAAACACTGTTATGCCTGTACAGCAGGAGCCGGTTCAAGCTGA
- a CDS encoding C-GCAxxG-C-C family protein, giving the protein MEKKEIAELFMKGIDCSQVVVGAFAEELGITTEEAYKMSAAFGGGMGLGETCGAVVGAMIVLGLKYGHCEVEHMGQKDIMNAKRAEFLQKFQEKYAVCNCKGLLKHDISKPEEMQKILDEGLLFDFCPEVVKDSITILKEIF; this is encoded by the coding sequence ATGGAGAAAAAAGAAATTGCAGAGTTATTTATGAAAGGAATTGATTGCTCACAAGTTGTAGTTGGAGCATTTGCAGAGGAGCTTGGAATTACAACAGAGGAAGCTTACAAGATGTCTGCAGCATTTGGCGGCGGTATGGGTCTTGGTGAGACTTGTGGTGCTGTTGTCGGAGCAATGATCGTTCTTGGATTAAAATATGGACACTGCGAAGTGGAGCATATGGGGCAGAAGGATATTATGAATGCAAAACGTGCAGAATTTTTACAGAAATTCCAGGAAAAATATGCTGTCTGTAATTGTAAAGGGCTGTTAAAGCATGATATTTCCAAGCCGGAAGAGATGCAGAAGATTCTGGATGAAGGATTGTTATTTGATTTCTGTCCGGAAGTCGTAAAAGATAGTATCACTATACTAAAAGAGATATTCTAG
- a CDS encoding phosphotransferase family protein, which yields MERIRGLEEYVKNKEYREALGLPKEKMENYELLAQGEYNVNYAFTHPVTGKKLLLRVNCGSQMHLEHQIEYEAHALRLMEGSGRTPKVLYVDGSKKILEHGVLVMEYLPGHAMDYHTELMLAAPCLADIHSVPIPESEEILIHPQNPLKAILEECEEMFKVYLESPLGDGEKKTYIRELLDLGWKREAEIQLESGYQCCINTELNSTNLLINGEGKSNYLIDWEKPLFGNPAQDLGHFLAPTTTFWKTDVILTSEEMEKFIDAYIKAVGNRFKTDMIREHTHAFIPITCLRGITWCAMAWVQYQQPDKLIFNESTFKKLNAYLDMDFLKNIRGYLEP from the coding sequence ATGGAGCGGATCAGAGGTCTGGAAGAATATGTGAAAAATAAAGAGTACAGAGAAGCACTGGGATTGCCAAAAGAGAAGATGGAAAATTACGAATTGCTGGCACAGGGAGAGTATAATGTTAATTATGCATTTACACACCCTGTGACAGGAAAGAAATTACTACTTCGTGTGAATTGTGGAAGCCAGATGCATCTGGAGCATCAGATTGAATATGAAGCACATGCGTTAAGATTAATGGAAGGCTCTGGCAGGACGCCAAAAGTGCTTTATGTAGATGGCAGCAAAAAAATATTGGAGCATGGCGTTCTGGTCATGGAATACCTTCCGGGTCATGCAATGGATTATCATACAGAATTGATGCTGGCAGCCCCATGTCTGGCAGACATTCACAGTGTCCCGATTCCAGAGAGTGAAGAAATCCTTATACACCCACAGAATCCACTGAAAGCGATTCTGGAGGAGTGCGAGGAGATGTTCAAGGTCTATCTGGAATCACCATTAGGAGATGGAGAGAAAAAAACATATATCCGTGAACTTTTGGATCTTGGCTGGAAACGGGAAGCAGAAATCCAGCTTGAAAGTGGTTATCAATGCTGCATTAATACAGAACTAAATTCTACAAATCTCCTGATCAACGGGGAAGGAAAGTCCAATTACCTGATTGACTGGGAGAAGCCGCTATTTGGTAATCCTGCCCAGGATCTGGGACATTTCCTGGCACCTACGACTACATTCTGGAAGACAGATGTCATTCTTACCTCAGAAGAGATGGAGAAGTTTATTGATGCATACATCAAAGCGGTGGGAAATCGGTTTAAGACAGATATGATCCGGGAGCATACTCATGCATTTATTCCAATCACATGTCTGCGCGGGATTACATGGTGTGCTATGGCATGGGTTCAATACCAGCAGCCGGATAAGTTGATTTTCAATGAATCCACATTCAAAAAGTTGAATGCATATCTGGATATGGACTTCTTAAAAAATATACGGGGCTATCTGGAGCCGTAA
- a CDS encoding TIGR04283 family arsenosugar biosynthesis glycosyltransferase, which yields MRRAIIVFTRVPVAGQTKTRLMPYFSPQECAGLHTCFLKDIAGQCQKTQADLYICYTPDDKGAALKNIFGDDKIYFPQMGESLGERMYMAIQRVLAKDYGSCVLIGTDVPEIKQADLDYAFRLLDVHDIVLGPTQDGGYYLVGMKKSVREVFEKQTYSHASVLENTAKAAFEAGYTVGFARTLHDIDEKEDISKFRNRMRKTLELQKSETGRYLLKKQKISIIVPIYNEESTIKSLQKQLSPLLDKCEILFVDGGSKDRTLSMIDSRFRVLHSEKGRANQMNLGAKESSGDILFFLHSDSELPKHPLAEIRYVMKDHLAGCFGIAFHSKHFFMWTCRVISNHRIKDRKVMFGDQGIFIDRELFFEAGMFPNLPIMEDYQFSLTLKEMGVKLGIAKHRIYTSDRRFPQKTIPKLKVMWKMNRLRKMYRDGVPIDRISKMYRDVR from the coding sequence ATGAGAAGAGCAATCATTGTATTTACAAGAGTTCCGGTGGCGGGGCAGACAAAGACAAGGCTGATGCCATATTTTTCGCCGCAGGAATGTGCCGGGCTGCACACTTGCTTTTTGAAAGATATTGCCGGGCAATGTCAAAAAACACAGGCGGATCTTTATATCTGTTACACTCCGGACGATAAAGGAGCTGCATTAAAGAATATATTTGGGGATGACAAGATTTATTTTCCGCAGATGGGGGAATCTTTGGGAGAAAGAATGTACATGGCAATCCAGAGGGTTCTTGCCAAAGATTATGGATCCTGTGTGTTGATTGGAACGGATGTGCCGGAAATTAAGCAGGCAGATTTAGATTATGCATTTCGTCTGTTAGATGTGCATGACATTGTTCTGGGACCAACGCAGGACGGTGGATATTATCTTGTAGGTATGAAGAAGTCAGTGAGAGAGGTGTTTGAAAAACAAACTTACAGCCATGCAAGTGTTTTGGAAAATACAGCAAAAGCAGCTTTTGAGGCTGGTTATACAGTTGGTTTTGCAAGAACGCTTCATGATATAGATGAGAAAGAAGATATTAGCAAATTTCGAAACCGGATGCGTAAAACTCTGGAATTGCAGAAAAGTGAGACTGGACGTTATCTTCTGAAAAAACAGAAGATTTCTATTATTGTTCCGATTTATAATGAAGAATCCACGATAAAATCACTGCAAAAACAGTTGAGTCCTCTTCTGGACAAATGTGAAATTCTCTTTGTAGATGGCGGAAGCAAAGACCGGACATTGTCAATGATTGATTCCAGGTTCCGTGTACTTCATTCAGAAAAAGGCCGGGCAAATCAAATGAATCTGGGAGCAAAAGAAAGTTCCGGGGATATTTTGTTTTTCCTGCATAGTGACAGCGAGCTTCCGAAGCATCCGCTGGCGGAGATTCGTTATGTGATGAAAGACCATCTGGCAGGGTGTTTTGGAATTGCATTTCATTCAAAGCATTTCTTTATGTGGACGTGCCGTGTCATTTCCAATCACCGGATCAAAGACCGCAAGGTCATGTTTGGAGATCAGGGAATCTTCATAGACAGGGAGTTGTTCTTTGAGGCGGGAATGTTCCCGAACCTTCCAATCATGGAGGATTATCAGTTTTCACTGACTCTTAAGGAAATGGGCGTAAAACTTGGAATCGCAAAGCACAGGATTTATACATCTGATCGCAGATTTCCCCAAAAGACGATCCCGAAACTTAAGGTTATGTGGAAAATGAATCGGCTTCGCAAGATGTATCGGGACGGGGTACCAATTGACCGAATATCAAAGATGTACCGAGACGTAAGGTAA
- a CDS encoding (Fe-S)-binding protein translates to MCRRNKLKSKNDVSECIHCHVCQKHCEFLKKYGIDIGDTEKLKELSYHCFLCGKCTEVCPIGIDGRDYILKLRRENVREAEGTFREKGYGMLLKEKKDYIYKNYRNATGKCILFPGCNFPSFYPKTMKKLVKLLKEHGIGVAYDCCGKPIAELGLEVDEKRIIQRINDEFEKRGVEEVIMLCPNCYTFLKPYLKVKVTDIYAKLEELGIGEKNLESGKVFLPCPDREKREILASAERFVKGSLESVKGVQCCGLGGCAPVKEPEIAKHMASALAGEKKVYSYCASCSGNLTRGGCQNVRHLLTEILKTYEKPDVKKSMINRAKTKFT, encoded by the coding sequence ATGTGCAGGAGGAACAAATTGAAGAGTAAAAATGATGTGTCAGAGTGTATACACTGCCATGTCTGTCAGAAGCATTGTGAGTTTCTGAAAAAATATGGCATTGATATTGGGGACACTGAAAAGCTGAAGGAATTATCTTATCATTGCTTTTTGTGTGGAAAATGTACAGAAGTCTGCCCGATTGGGATTGACGGGAGGGATTATATTCTAAAGCTTCGCCGGGAAAATGTCCGGGAGGCAGAAGGGACATTTCGCGAAAAAGGGTATGGAATGCTCTTAAAAGAAAAGAAAGATTATATCTATAAAAATTATCGTAATGCAACTGGAAAATGCATCCTTTTCCCAGGGTGTAATTTTCCTTCTTTTTATCCAAAGACAATGAAGAAGCTTGTGAAGCTTCTGAAAGAACATGGAATCGGAGTTGCCTATGACTGTTGTGGAAAGCCGATTGCGGAGCTTGGACTGGAAGTTGATGAAAAGAGAATTATACAGCGTATTAATGATGAGTTTGAAAAAAGAGGCGTGGAAGAGGTTATCATGCTTTGCCCGAACTGTTATACATTTTTGAAACCCTATTTGAAGGTTAAAGTGACAGACATTTATGCAAAACTTGAAGAACTAGGGATCGGTGAGAAGAATCTGGAGTCCGGCAAAGTATTTTTGCCTTGTCCGGATCGTGAGAAAAGAGAGATTCTTGCATCAGCAGAGCGATTCGTGAAGGGAAGTCTGGAATCGGTAAAAGGAGTACAGTGCTGTGGTCTTGGAGGCTGTGCACCGGTGAAAGAACCGGAAATTGCAAAGCACATGGCATCTGCACTTGCAGGAGAGAAAAAAGTATATAGTTATTGTGCTTCCTGCTCTGGCAATCTGACTCGTGGAGGCTGTCAGAACGTGAGACATCTCCTGACAGAGATTTTAAAGACTTATGAAAAGCCGGATGTGAAGAAATCCATGATCAACCGTGCGAAGACGAAATTTACATAA